The following are encoded in a window of Polynucleobacter sp. VK25 genomic DNA:
- the glyQ gene encoding glycine--tRNA ligase subunit alpha, whose product MLTFQQIILKLQDYWDQQGCALLQPIDLEVGAGTSHTATFLRAIGPEPWKAAYVQPSRRPKDGRYGENPNRLQHYYQYQVVLKPAPENILDLYLGSLAALGLDLKENDVRFVEDDWENPTLGAWGLGWEVWLNGMEVTQFTYFQQVGGLDCKPVLGEITYGIERLAMYIQNCSNVYDLVWADGISYGDVYHQNEVEQSCYNFEHSNADLLFANFTNYESEAKRLMEVPLALPAYEMVLKAAHTFNLLDARGAISVTERAAYIGRIRNLSRAVAQAYFESREKLGFPMCQRQAKAQA is encoded by the coding sequence ATGCTTACTTTTCAGCAAATCATTCTCAAACTACAAGATTATTGGGACCAACAAGGTTGTGCCCTATTGCAACCTATCGACCTCGAGGTTGGTGCCGGTACATCTCATACCGCAACCTTCCTGCGCGCCATTGGTCCTGAGCCGTGGAAGGCAGCCTACGTGCAGCCATCCCGCCGACCAAAAGATGGTCGCTATGGTGAGAACCCAAATCGTTTGCAGCACTACTACCAATATCAAGTAGTTCTCAAACCAGCCCCAGAAAATATTCTCGATCTCTATCTTGGCTCTCTTGCAGCCTTAGGTTTAGACCTCAAAGAAAATGATGTTCGCTTTGTAGAGGATGACTGGGAAAATCCAACACTTGGTGCTTGGGGTCTGGGCTGGGAAGTTTGGCTTAACGGCATGGAAGTGACACAGTTCACCTACTTCCAACAAGTTGGTGGCTTAGATTGCAAACCCGTCCTTGGCGAGATCACATACGGTATCGAACGTTTGGCAATGTATATCCAAAACTGTTCAAACGTATATGACTTAGTTTGGGCTGATGGTATTTCTTATGGTGATGTGTATCACCAAAATGAAGTGGAACAATCTTGCTATAACTTCGAGCACTCTAATGCCGATCTACTCTTTGCTAACTTCACGAACTATGAAAGTGAAGCCAAGCGCTTGATGGAGGTCCCATTAGCGCTACCTGCCTATGAAATGGTTCTGAAAGCTGCCCACACATTTAACTTGTTGGATGCGCGTGGCGCCATCTCAGTAACTGAGCGTGCAGCCTATATCGGCCGCATTCGCAACCTTTCTCGCGCGGTTGCTCAAGCCTACTTTGAGTCTAGAGAAAAACTGGGCTTCCCAATGTGTCAACGTCAAGCTAAAGCTCAGGCTTAA
- the lnt gene encoding apolipoprotein N-acyltransferase, with protein MSIKIFPVLALFLLGAILAATAELPFGGWIQIPLLSILWWRLDPQTPASFKKQFALGLSFGIGYFVIGLWWLYISLHDVGGMNAALACMGVFLLSAYVALYFSLATLAIPLFKKNRLSGLLLASSWVLAEFLRGYIFTGFPWMGFAENQFNGPFAPVAPFFGGLGCTFLAVWTSWEIYQLRKHVVSSALLIVLVIATSQLAGLFTFTKPTGEPISVRLIQGNFEQSLKFNPQAIGKQIDFYAGEITKELANLIIIPETAFPWPLPHLPIGLFDYLQNFSNKSGSNILVGVIGEVPGETGMQYSNRATGLSPNTTPYQYDKAHLVPFGEFIPPGFQWFVKAFHVPMSDFARGRLDQSPFTIARKDQEDIHAAITICYEDVFGGELASRIQHSDKPVNLLINMTNLAWFGESQASTQQLRLSQLRSLETGLPALRATNTGITAVLGPDGKVLKSLPEFTQATLSTQVQAYSGKTPYVIWGNVPILGLSCLLLLWGLIRHRRF; from the coding sequence ATGAGTATCAAAATCTTTCCAGTCCTAGCTTTATTTTTGTTGGGTGCAATTCTTGCAGCAACAGCTGAGCTTCCCTTTGGCGGCTGGATTCAAATTCCTCTTTTAAGCATTCTCTGGTGGCGTCTTGATCCTCAGACTCCTGCTTCATTTAAAAAACAATTTGCCTTAGGCCTCTCATTCGGAATCGGCTATTTTGTTATCGGCCTGTGGTGGCTTTACATCAGCCTGCACGATGTTGGCGGTATGAATGCAGCACTTGCTTGTATGGGAGTATTTCTACTCTCAGCTTATGTGGCACTCTATTTTTCGTTAGCTACATTAGCAATTCCACTATTTAAAAAGAATCGTTTGTCTGGCTTACTCTTGGCGTCAAGCTGGGTTCTTGCTGAATTTCTACGGGGCTATATCTTTACTGGCTTTCCTTGGATGGGCTTTGCTGAAAACCAATTCAATGGCCCATTTGCGCCAGTAGCGCCTTTCTTTGGTGGCCTGGGATGCACCTTCTTGGCAGTATGGACTTCTTGGGAGATTTACCAACTGCGCAAGCACGTAGTTTCTAGCGCTCTTTTGATTGTGTTGGTGATTGCTACCTCACAGCTTGCTGGTTTATTTACATTCACAAAGCCGACTGGAGAACCTATTAGTGTTCGTCTTATACAAGGCAATTTTGAACAAAGTCTTAAATTTAATCCTCAGGCTATTGGCAAGCAAATTGATTTCTATGCAGGGGAAATTACTAAAGAGCTTGCTAATCTCATCATCATTCCCGAGACCGCCTTTCCATGGCCGCTTCCGCATTTGCCAATCGGCTTATTCGATTACTTACAAAACTTTTCCAATAAAAGTGGTAGCAACATCCTAGTTGGCGTCATTGGCGAAGTACCTGGTGAGACTGGTATGCAGTACTCGAATCGCGCAACAGGGCTTTCCCCAAACACAACTCCTTATCAATACGATAAAGCCCATCTCGTCCCCTTCGGAGAATTTATCCCCCCCGGCTTTCAGTGGTTCGTCAAAGCATTTCATGTACCCATGAGTGACTTTGCTAGAGGAAGATTAGATCAATCGCCCTTTACGATTGCGCGCAAAGATCAGGAAGATATTCATGCGGCCATTACGATTTGTTATGAAGATGTCTTTGGGGGTGAGCTAGCTTCTCGTATTCAACACAGTGATAAGCCAGTCAACCTGCTGATTAACATGACTAATCTTGCCTGGTTTGGCGAATCCCAAGCATCTACTCAGCAACTCCGCCTTTCACAACTGCGCTCACTAGAAACTGGACTTCCTGCCTTACGTGCGACCAATACAGGGATTACTGCAGTTCTTGGGCCCGATGGCAAAGTGCTCAAATCGCTCCCAGAATTTACTCAAGCCACACTGAGCACACAGGTTCAGGCCTATTCCGGCAAAACGCCATATGTAATTTGGGGCAATGTACCAATTTTGGGTCTTTCTTGCCTGCTACTGCTCTGGGGCTTGATTCGTCACAGACGTTTTTAA
- the ybeY gene encoding rRNA maturation RNase YbeY gives MSTKVKVSSPKLVIDLQYASPAIEASINKAAASAALKKWVKNATPLSGLVTLRFVNAAEGKKLNFAYRQKDYATNVLTFAYALSKNTLATDIIFCLPVLQKEAKEQNKSLKAHLAHLVVHGCLHAQGHDHEVSRDAKKMESLEIEILEKLGFTNPYS, from the coding sequence ATGTCTACTAAAGTGAAAGTAAGTTCGCCTAAGCTGGTAATTGATCTGCAATATGCCAGCCCCGCAATTGAGGCTAGTATTAATAAAGCCGCTGCTTCTGCAGCGCTAAAAAAATGGGTGAAGAATGCTACACCCCTTAGCGGCTTAGTTACCTTGCGTTTTGTTAATGCCGCAGAAGGTAAAAAGTTGAACTTTGCTTATCGTCAAAAAGATTACGCTACCAATGTTTTAACTTTTGCTTATGCGCTTTCAAAAAACACTTTAGCAACGGATATTATTTTTTGTCTGCCGGTGCTTCAAAAGGAAGCTAAAGAACAAAACAAATCACTGAAAGCCCATTTGGCCCACTTAGTTGTGCATGGCTGTCTTCATGCACAAGGCCATGACCATGAAGTCAGCCGTGATGCCAAAAAAATGGAGTCCCTGGAAATCGAAATTCTAGAAAAATTAGGCTTTACTAACCCCTATTCCTAA
- a CDS encoding HlyC/CorC family transporter — translation MPDPNKSLLDRLADFLTPQPTEPSQRRQELIETLREAQTEGLIDADALSMIEGVFQVGQLCARDILVPRAQIDWIDIGHPLSEIIQNVIDAAHSRFPVFEGSKDNVIGILLAKDLLRHATEKDFQVRDWLRPAVFIPESKRLSVLLRDFKDNRNHLAIVVDEYSGVAGIITIEDVLEQIVGDIEDEHDVDEEADNLIALDNGDIRVKGITELEQFNETLGTHFEVEDIETVAGLVIQHLGRVPKMGELIEIDGIEFEVQRADPRQIHILLARQNNKKSD, via the coding sequence ATGCCTGACCCCAACAAATCCCTTTTAGATCGTTTAGCTGATTTTTTAACGCCTCAGCCAACGGAACCTAGTCAACGTCGTCAAGAACTCATTGAGACGCTTCGTGAGGCACAAACCGAGGGATTGATAGACGCTGACGCGCTCTCAATGATTGAGGGAGTTTTTCAAGTAGGCCAGCTGTGTGCTCGCGACATCTTAGTGCCCCGCGCCCAAATTGACTGGATCGATATTGGCCATCCTCTTTCTGAAATCATTCAGAATGTAATCGATGCAGCACACTCACGCTTTCCAGTGTTTGAGGGCAGCAAAGATAATGTCATCGGTATTTTGTTGGCCAAAGATTTATTACGCCATGCCACAGAAAAAGATTTTCAAGTCAGAGATTGGTTGCGTCCCGCAGTATTTATTCCGGAATCTAAACGTCTCAGCGTCTTATTGAGAGACTTTAAAGACAATCGCAATCACTTGGCCATAGTCGTGGATGAATATAGCGGCGTAGCAGGAATTATTACGATCGAAGATGTGCTTGAACAAATCGTTGGTGATATTGAGGACGAGCATGATGTTGATGAAGAAGCTGATAATCTGATTGCCTTAGATAATGGTGATATTCGCGTCAAGGGCATTACTGAACTTGAGCAATTCAATGAAACGCTTGGCACGCATTTTGAGGTTGAGGATATCGAAACCGTTGCAGGCCTGGTAATTCAGCATTTAGGCCGCGTCCCCAAGATGGGTGAGCTTATTGAAATTGACGGAATTGAATTCGAAGTGCAACGAGCGGATCCTAGGCAAATTCATATTTTGCTTGCGCGACAAAACAATAAAAAATCTGACTGA